Proteins from a single region of Acidianus ambivalens:
- a CDS encoding BadF/BadG/BcrA/BcrD ATPase family protein — protein MILAVDGGATKTVALLFDKKNFKIKGIGLAGSSNFAIIGVNKAEENLRRAINEAEGDKADKAVFCLAGIGDSAEDTKRGEEMVRRIFPNAQVYNDGVGAYRATNLFEDGGVFAPGTGSVAFYQKNGELHRVGGWSWIFGDEGSASWIAKTAITYATRVVDGIEEKSELPKAVEEYFKLPFREAVIKLSKEQDKRLIASFAVIVDELAQKGDPLALRVMNEASEYIAKMINRLKKEGGRVSVIGGVMNSKIIREKISSLGVSIFYSYQAVIGGLILAGVKMRFEERDILAKELTQMVYNLPEEELKNYLFINIRSKYSET, from the coding sequence GTGATATTGGCAGTAGATGGTGGTGCAACTAAGACAGTAGCTTTACTTTTTGATAAGAAAAACTTTAAAATTAAAGGAATAGGATTAGCAGGATCTTCAAATTTTGCAATAATAGGAGTGAATAAAGCAGAGGAAAATTTAAGGAGAGCAATAAACGAAGCAGAAGGAGATAAGGCGGATAAAGCGGTTTTTTGTTTAGCAGGAATAGGAGATTCTGCAGAAGATACTAAAAGAGGAGAAGAAATGGTAAGAAGGATCTTCCCTAATGCTCAGGTTTATAATGATGGCGTAGGAGCTTATAGGGCTACTAACTTGTTCGAGGATGGAGGAGTTTTTGCTCCAGGTACAGGGAGTGTAGCCTTCTATCAAAAGAACGGTGAGCTTCACAGAGTAGGAGGTTGGAGTTGGATTTTTGGTGATGAAGGTTCTGCCTCTTGGATAGCTAAGACTGCTATAACATATGCAACAAGGGTAGTTGACGGAATTGAGGAAAAGAGTGAACTTCCTAAGGCCGTGGAAGAGTATTTTAAATTACCCTTTAGAGAGGCAGTAATAAAACTTTCAAAGGAGCAGGATAAGAGGCTTATTGCCAGTTTTGCGGTAATAGTTGATGAACTTGCTCAGAAAGGAGATCCTTTAGCTTTAAGAGTAATGAATGAGGCAAGCGAATATATTGCAAAGATGATTAATAGGCTAAAGAAAGAAGGCGGAAGAGTTTCAGTAATAGGTGGTGTAATGAACTCCAAAATTATTAGAGAGAAAATTTCTTCTTTAGGCGTAAGTATTTTTTATAGTTATCAAGCAGTTATTGGGGGACTGATATTGGCTGGAGTAAAGATGAGATTTGAGGAGAGAGATATCTTAGCTAAAGAGCTTACGCAGATGGTTTATAATTTACCAGAAGAAGAATTAAAAAACTATTTATTTATAAATATCAGATCAAAATATAGTGAAACTTAA
- a CDS encoding heterodisulfide reductase-related iron-sulfur binding cluster, whose translation MYHVNNLSEIGKILVDNLNRYYMPFPVDKKVCSGWAKDLPRGGDTIIYTSCMYQIEPAVGMFLKLLPSISSFKGLMPLARLVKPSKSQLDRAYKILNNIVKALEKSGIKPGYLYEEEPYSGAILLEMGFLEEFREYAKKVVSLFKEKGAKKIITVDPHTHNALTRYQEFVKHDLEIVNYLELVNYTKKVEGEFTIHDSCLYSRFLGLREKYRGLIEKSGIKLVEDEMITGKDTSSCCGGPLGPVDLKVSEKIAENRAKDLEKLSKRLLVVCPICYVTLLPHFKGEIMDIAEVIF comes from the coding sequence ATTTATCATGTGAATAACCTTTCTGAGATAGGGAAAATTCTGGTGGATAACCTAAATAGATATTACATGCCTTTCCCAGTGGACAAAAAAGTTTGCAGTGGGTGGGCTAAAGATTTACCTAGAGGAGGAGATACAATTATTTACACCTCATGCATGTACCAAATAGAACCTGCAGTAGGAATGTTCCTTAAACTTCTTCCCTCAATTTCCTCATTTAAAGGACTAATGCCACTAGCAAGGTTAGTTAAGCCTTCAAAGTCTCAGCTGGATAGGGCTTATAAAATACTAAATAATATCGTGAAAGCTTTGGAAAAATCGGGAATAAAACCGGGATACCTTTATGAGGAAGAACCTTACAGCGGGGCAATCTTACTTGAAATGGGCTTTCTAGAGGAGTTTAGAGAATACGCAAAGAAGGTTGTTTCTCTCTTTAAAGAGAAAGGAGCCAAAAAGATAATAACCGTTGACCCTCACACTCACAACGCTCTAACTAGGTATCAAGAATTCGTTAAACACGACTTAGAAATCGTAAATTATCTAGAGCTAGTAAATTATACTAAAAAAGTTGAGGGAGAATTCACAATTCACGATTCCTGTCTTTATTCTAGGTTCCTAGGCTTAAGGGAAAAATACAGAGGGTTAATAGAAAAATCTGGGATTAAACTAGTGGAAGACGAAATGATAACAGGTAAGGATACTTCCTCCTGTTGCGGGGGTCCTTTAGGACCCGTTGATCTGAAAGTCAGTGAGAAAATAGCTGAAAATAGGGCTAAGGATTTGGAGAAACTAAGTAAAAGACTTCTAGTAGTCTGCCCAATATGTTACGTTACTTTATTGCCTCATTTTAAGGGAGAAATAATGGACATTGCTGAGGTGATATTTTGA
- a CDS encoding LUD domain-containing protein gives MLSWDIAVNRAINNAVPKVYKVLSEHPYVEELAKRLREAKLEVLNNLEKYVEETLQSVKNNGGNAYYVHDEKEAQEIVGKIVGKGKIVVMGKSMVAYELGIRKYLESLGNEVWETDLGEFLIQQANEPPSHIIAPAIHMTKESVGKLLKEKLGGVDENSKVEDMVAVVRKFLRDKFVKADVGITGANAIAADTGSVLLVENEGNIRFTTVAPQIHIAIAGVEKILPTLADAMIEPLVQSAYAGLYPPTYVNLTSGPSSTADIEHNRVRPAHGPKEFHLILVDNGRVKANKDSVLREALLCIRCGRCHFHCPIYRAIGNIWGDPPYSGPMGAMWSYIVKGDAKPAMYCVHSGNCKEVCPMRINIPRVLEHIKNLGLHSQTKM, from the coding sequence ATTTTGAGCTGGGATATTGCAGTAAATAGGGCTATAAATAACGCTGTCCCCAAGGTGTACAAGGTTTTAAGCGAGCATCCTTACGTTGAGGAATTGGCTAAGAGACTTAGAGAAGCTAAGCTTGAGGTTTTAAATAATCTGGAGAAATACGTGGAAGAGACTTTACAGTCAGTTAAGAATAATGGCGGAAATGCCTATTACGTTCACGATGAGAAAGAGGCTCAAGAAATTGTCGGGAAAATTGTAGGAAAAGGTAAGATTGTTGTAATGGGCAAATCAATGGTTGCTTATGAATTAGGAATAAGGAAATACCTGGAAAGTTTAGGAAACGAGGTTTGGGAAACTGACTTAGGAGAATTCTTAATACAACAAGCTAATGAACCGCCTTCCCATATAATAGCCCCGGCAATTCACATGACCAAGGAAAGTGTAGGTAAGCTCTTAAAGGAGAAACTTGGAGGAGTTGATGAAAATTCTAAAGTTGAGGACATGGTTGCAGTAGTGAGGAAATTCTTGAGAGACAAATTTGTTAAGGCAGACGTAGGAATAACTGGAGCTAATGCAATAGCTGCAGATACTGGGTCAGTGCTGTTAGTTGAAAATGAGGGGAACATAAGGTTCACAACTGTTGCTCCTCAGATTCATATAGCTATAGCAGGAGTCGAGAAAATTCTACCAACTTTGGCTGATGCAATGATAGAACCTTTAGTTCAGTCAGCTTATGCCGGACTTTATCCGCCAACATACGTTAATTTAACTTCTGGGCCCAGTTCTACAGCAGATATAGAACATAATAGAGTAAGACCGGCTCACGGTCCTAAAGAATTTCACCTAATATTGGTAGATAACGGGAGAGTGAAAGCCAATAAAGATAGTGTGTTGAGAGAAGCTTTACTTTGCATTAGATGTGGAAGATGTCATTTTCACTGTCCAATATATAGAGCAATTGGAAATATTTGGGGAGATCCGCCTTATAGTGGACCAATGGGTGCAATGTGGTCTTATATAGTCAAGGGCGATGCAAAGCCTGCAATGTATTGTGTTCATTCAGGCAACTGTAAGGAAGTTTGTCCTATGCGGATAAACATTCCAAGAGTATTAGAACATATTAAGAATTTAGGCCTACACTCACAGACTAAAATGTAA
- a CDS encoding VapB-type antitoxin — translation MSITITIKVDRSIAELIEKMIKLGIAKSKNEAVNLLIEYGKAEIGKKIREEEKIEELVNKWLKEGFPYKHLDTSDLREERYG, via the coding sequence ATGTCGATTACAATAACTATTAAAGTTGATAGAAGCATTGCAGAACTCATAGAAAAAATGATCAAACTAGGCATAGCAAAGTCCAAAAATGAGGCGGTGAATTTACTTATTGAATATGGAAAAGCTGAGATAGGAAAAAAGATTAGAGAAGAGGAAAAGATAGAGGAACTAGTTAACAAATGGCTTAAAGAAGGTTTTCCGTATAAGCACTTAGACACCTCAGATCTAAGGGAAGAAAGATATGGATAA
- a CDS encoding chloride channel protein, with product MVKFSVGKLPYFEKWIILGTLIGIVVGLFSIAFTILLDFFQLLFIHIILHISYPKPLGEGGNLRIPPFHPNFLIPAIVGLGGLIAGIIIYRISPETAGGGVDFAITVYHELQGKMRKRVAFVELFTSTIILGSGGSAGDLGPMGLIGGSLASTIAQLFDLTPEDMRRAVAVGIGSGVGAIFKAPIGGALLSAEILYRRDLEPDVILPSMISSAIAYSIYGSYVGFQPIFGLYPFQFSPLRLPFYALLGVIIGLFSILFVKIYSTITLVFKKMKIRNEIKPAIGGVLVGLLILIFPEVMGTGYGWDNLLEFGVIPFSSLPCIFLLLVGLVKMLASSLTIGSGGSGGIEAPAFEIGAFIGASYGLIVHDLFPNVVPVIAPFVVIGMLTMFGAPAKAPLSVMVIITEMTSSLQLLPGEMIAVALAYVISGKYTLYPAQYPTRRDSPAHRSEYEVPIMENIKVSEVPFTELRINENENVTNAKKLMEEEGYLSLPVVDNEGNFVGAVFYRDIVNKQGKVIEYTVRGIPYVTPNSNIENAWEIITRTKSRWVAVVEKGKLIGVVTLDDLFNVYERELKKVHKD from the coding sequence ATGGTTAAATTTAGCGTCGGCAAATTACCTTATTTTGAGAAATGGATAATCTTAGGAACTTTAATAGGTATTGTCGTAGGGTTATTCTCTATAGCCTTTACAATTCTCCTAGATTTTTTTCAATTACTCTTTATTCACATTATTTTACACATAAGTTACCCTAAGCCTCTAGGAGAAGGGGGAAATTTAAGAATACCTCCTTTTCATCCTAACTTTCTAATTCCCGCAATAGTTGGACTCGGAGGCCTGATAGCTGGCATTATCATATACAGAATCTCTCCAGAGACTGCAGGTGGCGGAGTTGATTTCGCAATAACTGTTTATCATGAATTACAAGGTAAAATGAGAAAAAGAGTGGCCTTTGTAGAGCTTTTTACGTCCACAATTATTTTAGGCTCTGGAGGTAGCGCAGGAGATTTAGGCCCCATGGGACTAATAGGTGGATCTTTGGCCTCAACTATTGCCCAACTTTTTGACTTAACTCCCGAGGATATGAGAAGAGCAGTAGCTGTAGGGATAGGCTCTGGAGTTGGAGCAATATTCAAAGCGCCTATAGGAGGAGCATTATTATCTGCTGAGATACTCTACAGACGAGATTTAGAGCCGGACGTTATCTTGCCTTCAATGATTTCCTCAGCAATTGCTTATTCAATTTACGGTTCATATGTGGGCTTTCAACCTATATTTGGACTTTATCCTTTCCAATTTTCACCCCTTCGTTTGCCATTTTACGCTTTATTAGGAGTCATAATAGGGTTATTTTCAATATTATTTGTAAAAATTTATTCTACGATTACGTTGGTATTTAAGAAAATGAAAATAAGGAATGAAATAAAGCCCGCAATAGGTGGAGTTCTAGTAGGCTTACTAATCTTGATCTTCCCAGAAGTAATGGGTACGGGATATGGATGGGATAACTTGCTTGAATTTGGAGTTATACCCTTCTCTTCTTTACCTTGTATTTTCCTCCTTTTGGTAGGTTTAGTTAAAATGCTTGCCTCATCACTTACTATTGGTAGCGGCGGTTCAGGAGGAATAGAAGCTCCAGCTTTTGAAATAGGTGCATTCATAGGTGCATCTTACGGTTTAATAGTACACGATCTGTTTCCCAACGTTGTCCCAGTAATAGCTCCATTTGTAGTAATAGGAATGCTTACAATGTTCGGCGCTCCCGCAAAGGCTCCACTGTCTGTAATGGTAATAATAACTGAAATGACTTCATCTCTCCAATTATTGCCCGGAGAAATGATAGCTGTTGCGTTAGCTTACGTAATTTCCGGGAAGTATACTTTATATCCTGCCCAATACCCTACCAGGAGAGATTCTCCAGCTCATAGGAGCGAGTACGAGGTTCCAATAATGGAGAACATAAAAGTTAGTGAAGTGCCATTTACTGAGCTAAGGATAAATGAGAACGAAAACGTAACTAATGCGAAAAAGTTAATGGAAGAAGAAGGCTATTTATCCCTCCCAGTTGTAGATAATGAAGGAAATTTTGTAGGAGCAGTGTTTTATAGGGACATAGTTAATAAACAAGGGAAAGTCATTGAATATACAGTGAGAGGAATTCCTTATGTTACTCCTAATTCCAATATTGAAAATGCGTGGGAAATAATAACAAGAACGAAATCCAGATGGGTTGCAGTTGTAGAAAAAGGTAAACTAATAGGAGTAGTAACTTTGGACGATCTGTTTAATGTGTATGAAAGAGAGCTTAAGAAAGTTCATAAAGATTGA
- a CDS encoding acetate--CoA ligase family protein has protein sequence MSLDPLFRPKSIAVVGASRNREKIGNIILRNLIATYRGKIYPVNNKAEEIEGMKSYKTLKEIPGDVDLAIISVPRQFAVEVMEDAVEKGVKASIVITSGFREVGDEGAKLEEELISTAKKGGIRVLGPNTMGLISPDFNGTFAYANVPRGEIALVVQSGGIGAYMLDWAQRTRTGISFLVSMGNQADVKEYEVIDYLSRDPETRAIFVYLEGVADGEKFLDVIPDAASRKPVVFIKGGATAKGAEAVKTHTGSLAGSYEVFKAAIRTVGGIFVEDLSDFLNLTRFVTSSEPIKGDILVVTNSGGHGVLTSDAISRNGLNMVDIPDRIKDELRKILPVTSLPKNPLDLSGDAGRDRYAEAMKIVQDLDCTKLVIVQSLPVVSCSEVAKVLLNYKGKGVVGVMMGVDEDSALRILESASIPAFNFPEAAVRAIRYLTSKPNPRKKIRVAQPISSAVELTKGKEYLADYEALKLMEIYGIKTPKWGIAQSEEEAQRVADSIGYPVVMKISADKPLHKTEMKGVAMNVEKDMVKSVYKQLSQITKRVMIQEQLTGLEVFVGGLKDPVFGHTVLVGSGGIYVEVLKNVSYGISPVYEDEALEMLKESKVHDMLTARKRGYDEGSLIRTIVTVSRMIVDLNIKEMDINPLIVNENGAFAVDVRILF, from the coding sequence ATGTCATTAGATCCTCTATTTAGACCAAAATCAATAGCGGTAGTAGGAGCTTCAAGGAATAGAGAAAAGATAGGCAATATAATTTTGAGAAACCTAATCGCTACCTACAGAGGGAAAATTTATCCCGTAAATAATAAGGCAGAAGAAATAGAGGGAATGAAATCTTATAAAACATTGAAGGAAATTCCTGGAGACGTAGATTTAGCTATTATTTCAGTACCAAGGCAGTTTGCTGTAGAGGTAATGGAGGACGCCGTTGAGAAAGGAGTAAAAGCTTCAATTGTTATAACTTCTGGCTTCAGGGAAGTAGGAGATGAAGGAGCTAAGCTTGAGGAGGAATTAATATCTACAGCCAAAAAGGGAGGAATAAGAGTTTTAGGACCAAATACAATGGGTCTAATTTCTCCGGACTTTAATGGTACCTTTGCTTATGCCAATGTTCCAAGGGGAGAAATAGCTTTAGTAGTTCAAAGCGGTGGAATAGGAGCTTACATGTTAGATTGGGCTCAAAGAACAAGAACCGGGATAAGCTTTTTAGTTAGCATGGGCAATCAGGCAGACGTAAAAGAATACGAAGTAATTGACTACTTATCCAGAGATCCAGAAACTAGAGCGATATTTGTTTACCTTGAGGGCGTTGCAGACGGTGAGAAATTTCTCGACGTTATTCCTGACGCGGCCTCAAGAAAGCCTGTAGTTTTTATAAAAGGAGGGGCTACAGCAAAAGGTGCTGAGGCAGTTAAGACTCACACTGGTAGTTTAGCGGGCTCATATGAAGTCTTTAAGGCTGCAATAAGGACTGTCGGAGGAATATTTGTAGAGGACTTAAGCGACTTCCTTAATCTAACAAGGTTTGTAACTTCTTCTGAACCAATAAAAGGAGATATTCTAGTAGTGACGAACAGTGGAGGTCACGGAGTATTGACTTCTGATGCGATTTCAAGGAACGGGTTAAATATGGTTGATATACCGGATAGAATAAAGGACGAACTTAGGAAAATACTACCTGTAACCAGTTTGCCGAAGAATCCTTTGGATTTATCTGGTGATGCAGGAAGAGATAGATATGCAGAGGCAATGAAAATTGTGCAAGACCTCGATTGTACAAAGCTTGTAATTGTTCAATCTTTACCGGTAGTGAGCTGTAGTGAAGTTGCTAAGGTTTTGTTGAATTATAAGGGTAAAGGGGTAGTCGGAGTAATGATGGGTGTTGATGAGGATTCTGCATTAAGAATACTAGAGTCTGCATCAATTCCGGCTTTTAATTTCCCAGAGGCAGCAGTTAGGGCAATAAGGTACTTAACGTCAAAGCCGAATCCTAGAAAGAAAATAAGGGTTGCACAGCCAATTTCCTCTGCAGTAGAACTTACTAAAGGCAAAGAGTATCTAGCGGACTATGAGGCACTGAAGTTAATGGAAATATATGGAATAAAAACTCCTAAATGGGGTATTGCACAGTCGGAAGAAGAGGCGCAAAGAGTTGCCGACAGTATTGGTTATCCTGTTGTAATGAAGATTTCCGCAGATAAGCCCTTGCATAAGACTGAAATGAAAGGCGTTGCAATGAACGTTGAGAAGGACATGGTAAAGAGCGTATATAAACAACTTTCACAAATAACTAAGAGAGTAATGATTCAAGAGCAATTAACCGGACTAGAGGTGTTTGTAGGAGGTTTAAAGGATCCAGTGTTTGGCCACACGGTTCTCGTAGGCAGTGGAGGAATCTACGTCGAAGTTTTAAAGAACGTTAGTTACGGAATTTCTCCGGTCTATGAGGACGAGGCTTTAGAAATGCTTAAAGAAAGTAAGGTTCATGATATGTTAACTGCAAGGAAAAGAGGATATGATGAAGGTTCGTTAATAAGGACAATAGTTACTGTATCTAGAATGATAGTAGACCTCAATATCAAGGAAATGGATATTAATCCGTTAATTGTTAACGAGAATGGAGCGTTCGCAGTTGATGTAAGAATTTTATTTTAA
- a CDS encoding MBL fold metallo-hydrolase, which translates to MPCKGIHAVPSGPIEFPELVYSFVICDEKVVMIDGGVANSIMDVSFLDKLDYLVITHLHIDHIGLIPDIVSTYKPKILVYEGYKKYLENPDKINKTARQILGELVDIYGEVKPINGDILEVKGGEEIKIGKNTMRIFYTPGHAKHHISVMIGDVLYTGDSAGGRYNGIPFPTTPPPLDLEKYISSLEFQISLKPRVVGLSHGGFTSSSHLLEHLEQIKSNQRVDIDLGGTQGEILRRHLEINYKGLEEARSKAVGNKGLSQKP; encoded by the coding sequence TTGCCGTGCAAAGGAATTCACGCAGTACCCTCTGGGCCTATAGAATTTCCAGAATTGGTATATTCCTTCGTTATATGTGATGAGAAGGTAGTAATGATAGACGGAGGAGTAGCAAATAGCATAATGGACGTTAGTTTTCTCGATAAACTTGATTACCTAGTAATCACGCATCTTCACATTGATCATATAGGTTTAATTCCAGATATAGTTTCGACCTATAAGCCTAAAATACTAGTTTATGAAGGTTACAAGAAATACCTTGAGAATCCAGATAAGATAAATAAGACAGCAAGGCAAATCCTAGGAGAGCTAGTGGACATTTACGGGGAAGTTAAACCAATTAATGGAGATATCCTAGAAGTGAAAGGAGGAGAAGAGATAAAGATAGGGAAAAATACGATGAGGATATTTTACACTCCCGGCCACGCTAAGCACCATATTTCAGTAATGATTGGAGATGTGCTTTATACTGGAGATTCTGCAGGAGGTAGATATAACGGAATTCCTTTCCCCACTACTCCTCCGCCCTTAGATTTAGAGAAGTATATTTCTAGCTTAGAGTTCCAAATTTCCCTAAAACCTAGAGTAGTTGGCTTATCTCATGGAGGTTTCACTTCCTCATCTCACCTCTTAGAGCATTTAGAGCAAATAAAGAGTAACCAACGTGTAGATATAGACCTTGGAGGGACTCAAGGAGAAATTCTAAGAAGACATTTAGAGATTAATTATAAGGGATTAGAAGAAGCGAGGTCAAAAGCCGTAGGGAACAAAGGGCTTTCACAGAAGCCTTAA
- a CDS encoding APC family permease, giving the protein MSSSKGEVGGAKDYGKTSDKLLRRSLNKWELLFLSVGGVIGSGWLFGALYTAAYAGGAGILSWIIAGILVMFVGLAYGELGAAIPKSGGIVRYPHYTHGGVAGYIITWAYFLSAASVPAIEATATITYLSALVPGLIYPNGVLTPLGILSAYIILILFFLLQYAGVGILGKVTHGVGWWKVIVPALTVIFLIAFYFHPANFTMGGGFFPSAPMNASGFSGFAPVLYAIPTTGVIFSYLGFRQAVEYGGEGKNPQKDIPFAVIGALVIGLILYTLLQVAFTGAIDWSSVTVQVGNATEPVTPGNWTALAHSNLVSGPYYTIMTTAKVFGPIASLFAIWSYILLIDAVLSPSGTGWIYLGTSGRTVYGFATNGYLPGLFLKIGRTKVPVIALITATIIAAIFMLPFPSWESLVGFISSATVFTYIMGGIGLETLRKTAPDLKRNFKLPAAKVIAPIATLASGLIVYWSGFSTLFYVVTAIFLGFPIFFGYYAVRLGVPKKIAYPLGVVDLVVILLTAYDFYTATSGLSAGNTTALILYTIIMVGVSLANIAVLWSFSNEDVKEEIKASYWIFAFIFAIFLLSYFGALGLNPIIPFPTDVIIAAIVVLIFHYIAVKSGFRTDAIEEIIEETREP; this is encoded by the coding sequence ATGTCTAGCAGTAAAGGAGAAGTTGGCGGAGCGAAAGATTATGGAAAAACTTCAGACAAGCTCTTAAGAAGGAGTTTAAATAAATGGGAATTACTATTTTTATCAGTAGGAGGAGTAATAGGTTCAGGTTGGTTATTTGGAGCGTTATATACTGCAGCTTATGCAGGTGGTGCAGGAATACTCTCATGGATAATTGCGGGAATTCTAGTAATGTTTGTTGGATTAGCATACGGTGAATTAGGTGCCGCAATACCAAAATCTGGAGGAATTGTAAGATATCCTCACTATACTCACGGCGGAGTTGCAGGATATATAATAACATGGGCATACTTCTTATCTGCTGCATCTGTCCCTGCAATAGAAGCGACAGCAACAATTACTTATTTATCAGCACTTGTTCCGGGCTTAATATATCCGAATGGAGTATTAACTCCTCTAGGAATTTTGTCTGCATATATAATCCTAATATTGTTCTTCCTCCTTCAGTACGCAGGAGTCGGAATACTAGGTAAAGTTACTCATGGAGTGGGCTGGTGGAAAGTAATTGTTCCGGCACTTACGGTTATATTTTTAATAGCATTTTATTTCCATCCTGCTAACTTTACAATGGGCGGAGGCTTTTTCCCTAGTGCGCCAATGAACGCCTCAGGATTTTCTGGCTTTGCACCAGTACTTTATGCAATACCTACTACTGGGGTTATATTTTCATACCTAGGATTTAGGCAAGCAGTAGAATATGGAGGTGAAGGAAAGAATCCTCAGAAAGACATTCCGTTTGCTGTAATTGGAGCTCTAGTAATAGGACTAATACTTTATACCTTACTTCAAGTAGCATTTACGGGAGCAATAGATTGGTCTTCTGTAACTGTTCAAGTAGGTAATGCAACAGAACCAGTGACTCCAGGGAATTGGACTGCATTAGCGCATTCTAACTTAGTTAGTGGTCCCTACTATACAATAATGACTACTGCAAAGGTTTTTGGTCCTATAGCATCACTATTTGCAATTTGGAGTTATATTCTATTAATTGATGCAGTACTCTCTCCAAGCGGGACTGGTTGGATTTATCTAGGAACTTCTGGAAGGACAGTTTACGGCTTCGCTACTAATGGGTATTTACCTGGACTCTTCTTAAAGATTGGCAGAACGAAGGTTCCAGTTATAGCTTTAATTACTGCAACAATAATTGCAGCTATATTCATGTTACCATTCCCATCTTGGGAATCCTTAGTAGGCTTCATCTCTTCTGCAACAGTCTTTACTTATATAATGGGTGGAATTGGACTAGAGACGTTAAGAAAAACCGCTCCAGACTTAAAGAGGAACTTTAAATTACCTGCGGCGAAAGTAATTGCTCCAATAGCTACATTAGCTTCTGGGCTAATAGTATATTGGTCAGGGTTTTCAACACTATTCTACGTAGTGACCGCAATATTCTTAGGTTTTCCTATATTCTTCGGATATTATGCTGTAAGGTTAGGAGTTCCTAAGAAGATAGCTTATCCATTAGGAGTTGTAGACTTGGTAGTAATTTTACTTACTGCTTATGACTTCTATACTGCGACTTCTGGACTTTCTGCAGGTAATACCACTGCTTTAATACTTTATACTATCATAATGGTAGGAGTTTCACTAGCAAACATTGCGGTCCTATGGAGCTTTAGTAACGAAGATGTCAAGGAAGAGATAAAAGCTAGCTATTGGATATTCGCATTTATATTTGCAATATTCTTATTATCTTATTTCGGAGCACTAGGATTAAATCCAATAATACCCTTCCCGACTGATGTTATAATAGCTGCTATAGTAGTTTTAATATTCCATTATATAGCAGTAAAATCTGGATTTAGAACGGATGCTATAGAGGAAATAATTGAAGAAACTAGGGAACCATAA